The DNA segment ATATTGTGTTTTGTCCCCCCAGCCAATCCCATTCCGAAGCCCAATCTATGGGGGTCTCCGTCCTGGGATGTCTGTGTATATTCAGGGAGAGGTTCCCCATCACGTCACCAGGTAAGAATCCGCCCCTAGCGCAGGTATTActtccaaagggttaataactCAAGGGATGGAGGGGTGACCATAAATCTGGTTATAAATCAGTTTATTGTGTCTGATAGAAGGGCCAGCAGGGCAAACTCTGACCTGAAGGTTACACATTGACATCATGGGTGCAATACATGTAACACGTGTGTCACTCACATGTGCACTAGGCCAGCCATATTGCTGATATGAAGCTGGATGTGCATGTATTTAACACGCGACGGGACAGTCACTGTGGGCACAGGTGACACGGCGTGAGCTATAATTCCAGGAAATCATCAGTTTACCCCAATTTCAGGATCTCAGAGTGAATGGGCAGAATCtaagggtttttaccccagtctctggGCCTAGGGGTGAATTGCCAGATTTTCAGggattttaccccagtctcaggatcctttctgatttaatgatatctgagcgtcCTCATTGGTGCGTTCCTGCCTGAtgtatcacagctggaatcgctGCTCGAATACCGTCTGGCAGCCAATTAAGGTTAGCGCAATTGAACAATAAGGATCAATTAAGCTTCCCTATCAGAAATGTGTCCAGATCCCCCTGATACAAACTGAAACTCATACCAGACAGACAACCTTTACAGATATATTTAACACTATGTGTTCATTACAACTGTTTGAACGCATGTGGAGTAGTAATTAagtaaatatgatatataataattaataataataataataacataaataactaCAATAAAAGACTTCTGAATGAGTACCAAAACAGGAGACATTATCATAAACCACATTTCCAAAAGGTGCCAGCGTCACAATAGTCTTTAATAATTAACTAATTCCTTTAATTATaactaataatgaaataaataaaataataatcattttgaaaaggtttttttttctttattgctgTGTTTGATTTTTTCCACCTTCATATATCAGATCACATGATATTTTTGACTCATTTCATATGTTGAGGGTTATCGGAGGGTTAAACGGCAATTGCTTCGCCGTGGCTCAGTATGGCCGGTGATTATTATCTCACCGGACGTGGCCGTTCTCGCTGTAGTAAGTGGAGGCGTTTAATAAATCTCTGTATCTGCCGTGGCGCCCCTCGCCGGCTCCCCCTGCTGATGGCTCTAGAGATTACAGACCAGAACCGGGGACCCCAAACTGGGCCGTACTGGGATGGACCCTAACGACGATTCTTCGGTAAATTCCCGTGCCAGGTTCGCCGTGAACTTCTCCTGTGGCCCGTATGACGGCGCAGACATCGCCCTCCACTTTAACCCACGATTTGATGGGAAGGACAAAGTGGTCTTCAACAGCTTTCAGGACGGCTCCTGGGGGCCGGAGGAGAAGAAGAGGGACAGTTTCCCGTTCCATAAAGGCAGACACTTCGAACTGGTCTTCTTCATCAATCCCGGGGGCTACCAGGTGAGGGTGACCACGAATAACCTCCTGGGCCACGTATTACTGCTCTGCCATATCAGCGACAATAAGATGTATCCCCCGATGTCCGAGACCCCGGAGTAATGGGTTAATTCTGCGGAATGGGTGAGGGACCCCCGTGACGCGCATGTTTTCTCTCTCCCCAAACCCACGGCCTTTCTTTCCGCAGGTAAACGTGAACGGTTCTCCGTTTTATGAATACTGCCATCGGGTTCCCTTCGAACGCGTGGAGTGCGTGCACGTGGACGGAGACGTCAACATCCAATCCTTGAGCGTCGTCGGAGGTGGTGGAAACCTGGGAGGGGTAAGTGGCATCTGGGGCAAGAAGGGCAAAGCTAGGTGGGGTTAAGAGCCCCGCCAGGGCAGGTGTGATGAATAAGGGTTTATTAATAAGGGGTGGTTTGTGCAAACACTGCCATGAGCCCGGATATCACGTGTCCACGTATTTGGGTTGcgataagataagggcagcccCCACCCCGCCGCGCCACGTGCCTCACCATGGATTTATTCACTTACAGGGGGCCATGACTTTTCCTGCCTACCCACAGGATGGGGTAAGTATCAGTGGAGGGTAGCTAAGCGTCAGCTCCTGGGACCGGGCAGAGTATGGGGCAGCAATCACCGGCGTGATTTTCCGGCGCCACGTGTGGGGAAATTCTAGATTTATTACGGGATATCTTTAATTTAACAGCCAGTTACCCCAGGGGTAAAGACTTGGGGCATGTGGCATGATTAAACCcacatatatagagatataatcACTTCTATTGCCCCGCATTTGGTGAGGCGATGTATCTGAATGGAGTCCTGGTAGGTGCCCACATGGCCCCGGCTGGCGAGGGCTCGGGGGTCCCTGTCAGGGTAGAGGGGCAGCCCCCGGGGGCAGCAGGGAAATAGGGATTTGGGTAACACAAACTAATGggccctctctcctccccaggGGGTAATGCCGTTACCCAGCTACCCATCTGGCAACCTACCCGTGAGTATCCTCTACCTGCATGTATGTATGACTGAGGGTATGTCTGTGAGCGTGGACTGgcgtgtaagcgtgtgtgtggcCCCCAGGGTGGCGTGTGGGAGGTTTAGTatttacatgtatgtgtttCCAAATGGATTTCTGTGTCATTTCAGGTTATGGGGCTCCCCACATACAATCCGGTGAGTACCCTCAGCCCCGacccccccatctgcccctgaccccccatctgcccctcGTGTTTCACCCCTTCTCTCCTCTTCCAGCCCCTGaccccccatctgcccctcGTGTTTCacccc comes from the Spea bombifrons isolate aSpeBom1 chromosome 8, aSpeBom1.2.pri, whole genome shotgun sequence genome and includes:
- the LOC128503782 gene encoding galectin-4-like — translated: MAFVPAPGFQPLYNPPIPFRSPIYGGLRPGMSVYIQGEVPHHVTRFAVNFSCGPYDGADIALHFNPRFDGKDKVVFNSFQDGSWGPEEKKRDSFPFHKGRHFELVFFINPGGYQVNVNGSPFYEYCHRVPFERVECVHVDGDVNIQSLSVVGGGGNLGGGAMTFPAYPQDGGVMPLPSYPSGNLPVMGLPTYNPPVPYFGMMPGGLSSKRTVVVRGFIPEGAQSFHINFKVTSSDDIALHFNPRLYESTVVRNSCLGGEWGSEERELVFNPFVPGQYFDISIRCGNFRYKIFTNGQQLCEFAHRFQAFPMIDGLEIGGDVILSFVQV